The Methanobrevibacter wolinii SH genomic interval TTAAATAGTTCTTCTAATACTATGGGTGTATCTAAAATTAATAATGCAAGTTTAAATTGGAATAATAATGGTTCAGCTTCTGCTAAGTCTAATCTGGTTACTATTGTAGAACCAATATTGAAAATTAATAAAAAATTTAATGAAACCAATATTGAAGGTAATGATAATATTAGTTTCAATATCTCTGTTGGAAATAAGGGTAATACTCCATTATTTAACATTACTGCAATAGATAACATAACTAAGTTAACTTCTGATATTGCTTCAAAAGATTCTATTACTTATGATATTCTTCTTGGGGATATAGATAATGTTAATGTTTCTATTGATTATAGTACTGGATTAATTACAATTAAAGTTAAACAATTAAATAAAAATCAAAATATTGTAGTTAGATTTTATTTCAAAGTAAAGGATGATGTTTTAATAGGTAATTCCTATTTAAATATTGTTAATGCAAGCGGTATTTCTGTACCTACTGGTGAAGAATTTAGGATTTATTCTAGTTCTGCTAATGATACAATTTATACTAAAAATCCAACTATTAATAAAACTGTAATTAATTCTACCGTCCTTAATGGTAAGGATAATATTACAATTGGTGAAAATATAACTTATTGTATTGGTGCTAACTTAGCAACTGGTGAATACAATACCATTATTATAAATGATACTCTTCCAAATGGTCTTAGGTATGTCAATGGTTCTGTAGCTATTTATAAAGGTGAAACTGGGGATGTTTTACTTAATAGTGATGAGTATGAAGTTATTGTAGAAAATAATAGTATAATAATTAAATTTACAAATCCTAGTACAACTACTAAAGATCTAATAGATTATTATAATTCAAAGTTTAGAGTTTACTTAAATGCTACATTATTAAATATAAGTTCAAATAGTGCAAATCAATCTAAAATAAATAAAGCTGAACTTACTTGGAATAATTTAACTACAAAGGCAAATTGCATTGTTAATGTAGTTGAACCTAATATTATCATTAGTAAAAATTTCAATAAAACTAATAATGTTCAAGGTAACGATAGTATTAAAATTATTAGTGTGGTTAAAAACAATGGGGATTCTCCATTATTCAATATTACTGTAGTTGATAATTTAACTGAGTTATTAAATAGATTCATTGAGAATAATGATAGAAGTAAAATCATTATTAAAATCAATAATCAAGAAGTTAATAATTCTGTAATCTGGAATGGTGGTGTAGTTAATGTTCTTATTAATCAATTAAATGTTGGTGAAACTGCAAATATTACTTATGAATTTACACTTAAAAATTCAACATTAATTAACAATATTCCATATATTAATAATATTAATGTAACTGCCTATTCTGTACCTGTTGAAAACAAAGAAGCAAGAGTCTACTTTGCTAATAGTACTGCTAAATTTAATTTAGCAAAACCTTCAATTGATAAAACAGTTATTAACTCTTCTATTGATAACGGTTTAAATAATGTTACTATTGGTGAAATTATCACTTATGGTTTAAACATTACTTTACCTATTGGTAATTATACTAATATGGTTATTAATGATGTTCTTCCTGAAGGATTTAAATTCATAAATTCTTCAAGTATTGGGGGAGTAACTGTTAATGTAAATAATGGTAGGTTTATTAATATAGTTGTAGATTCATTTAATTCAAACATCTATGATAATAATTTATTAATTAAAATCAATGTACTTGTATTAAATAATAGTAGTAATATTGAAGGCATGGTTAAGGTTAATAATGTAAATCTCACTTTAAATGGTGATTTAATAAGTAATAGTAGTGTTGGTGTACGTATTGTCGAACCAGATATAAGTATTAACAAAACAATATCTGGCCATAATAATGATACTAAATATAATGTTAATGAAACTGTGGAATATTCAATTATTATTAAGAATAATGGAAATTCTCCAGGTTTTAATATTAAAATAAATGATGTTTTACCTGATGATTTGATTTATAAATCTGTTTATGTAAATAATAATTCTTGGTTTGTAAATTATGATGCATCTAAAAAAGAAATCCTAATCAATGGTTCTTATTTAGAAAAAAATCAAAGCATCCTGGTTATTGTTTCATGTAACGTAAATCAAAATATAAGTGATATATTAGGTAAAAATATTACTAATATTGCTAATTTAACTTATACCTCAGCTAATAATAATGAAAATAGGACTTATATAAACTCTGATAATATTACAATCTCTATAGTTCTTGTAGAGTTAGCTATTAATAAAACTGTTATTTCACAAGGTCTTTATAATGGGGATGTTGTTTATAATATTACTATAAAAAATAATGGTCCTAATGTTGCCCATAATGTTATTGTTAAAGATATTATTCCTGATGGTTTAATATTTAAATCAATTAATACGGATTATTCCATTGATGGAAATATTATTAAATGGTTAGTTAATTCATTACATTCTGGTGAATCTTTAAGTTTCATTCTTAATGCTAAAATTAACAGAACTGGAAACATAACAAATATTGTTAATGTTTCTGCTGATGAAAATGAAACTAATTTAACAAATAATGTTAATAATGTAACTATAGAGGTTCCCAACACTGTAGATTTATCTGTTGTTAAGTCTTCTAATGTAAGTAGTGTTAATTATGGGGATTATATTAGTTATAATATTATTGTATTTAATAATGGTCCGGATCTTGCTACTTGTGTTAATGTAACTGATGTTTTACCTAATGGTTTTGTATTTGCATCATCTAATGCTAGTAAAGGTAATTATAATCCAGTTACTGGTTTATGGATTATTGGTGATTTATCTTCAGGGGATAAAGTTGCTTTAACCATTATTGTTAAAGCTAATTGTACTGGTAATGTTACTAATTTTGTTAATGTTGCTTCTAATGAGTTGGATTGGAATTTATCTAACAATAAAGATAATGTAACCGTTGAAATTCTTGAATCAGTTGATTTAATTGTTAACAAAACTATTATTGATTCATTTAATAATACAATTATTTACCAAGTAACAGTTAAAAACGATGGACCTATTAATGCTACTCGTGTTAATGTAACTGATATTGTATTATCTAAAAATCTTATTTATGTATCATCTAATGCTACAAAAGGTTATTATGATAATAATACGGGTATTTGGGATATTGGTGATTTAGAGTCTGGAGAAGCTGAAAATATTATTATTGTTTTTAATATGGCTATGAATGGAACTATCATAAACTTTGTTAATGTAAGTGGTAATGAATTTGATAGGAATATTTCTAATAATAAAGATAATGTAAGTTATCTTCCTATTGCAGATTTAGAAGTTAAAAAATTCTCTAATATCAAAATTATTAATATTGGGGATAAAATGGTCTATACAATTGTTGTTATTAACCATGGTCCTAACACTGCAATAAATGCATGTGCAGTTGATAGCTTGTCTAACAAACTTAAATTTATTAATTTTACTGCAACGAAAGGTATATATGATTTTAATACTGGCTATTGGTATATTGGTAATTTAAGTTCTAATGATATAGTAGTTTTAAATATAACCTGTATTGCAGAGAAATCTGGAATTATTGATAATGTGGTTATTCTTAGTTCTAATACTACTGATAATAATATGGGTAATAATATTGCAGATTGTAATGTCACTGTTAACGATAAAATAAATCCTAATGGAAATTATTCTAAAAACATTTCACATATCAGTCAATATTCTAAAAACATTTCACATATTAGTCAGAATTCAAATTTAATTTTTGTACAGAAAACAGGAAATCCTTTAATTGTATTGATTTTATCCTTAATTTGTTTATTTGGTTTAGGATTTAATTTAAAACGTAAAAAATAGATTCAATATCATTTATATGGTATATAAGTTTTTTATTATAATACAATTAAATTTTCTTTTCTTTTTTTTTTAAAAGTAGATTTTAATTTTTGCATGATTGTTTTTTTTTTTTAATTTTTAAAATTATTAAATTTTTTACCCAATATTTTCGTTCATTTAATTTAATAATTGTTTATTTTAATTAAATAAAAATATAAAAGTATGAATTTATTTATTCATACATGTCTTTTACTTCATTTTCTATTTTTTTCTTTGATTGTTTTAGTGCATACTGTACATCTAACATGTCGATTTCATCTTTTTCTTCAGATAGTGCATGGTGTAATGAAGTTTTGAGGATTTTTTGTTTTAAATCTCTTCCAGACATCCCCTTTGTTAATTTAACTATTTTTCTGATGTCAATATTGGCTTTAATTGGCATGCTTTTAATATTTTTTTCAATAATTTCTTTTCTTTCTTTATCTGCAGGTAATTTAAATTCAATTTCTTCTTCAAATCTACTTCTTACTGCAAGATCTAAGAAATTAATATTGTTTGTAGCACCAATAGTTATTACTCCAGTATTTGGATTTATACCATCAAGTTCAGTTAATAATGAGTTGACAATTTCGGAAACATCTCCTCTTAATGATTGGAATTGTCTATGTAATGCTATAGCATCAATTTCATCAATAAATATTATTGAAGGTGCATTTTTACTAGCATTTTCATATAATTCATGTATTTGACGTGCACCATCACCTACATGATCTCCTATTAAACTTGTTGCTTTAACTAAATATAATGGAACATTAAGATTATTTGCCAATGCTTTAACAAGCATTGTTTTACCAGTACCTGGAAGTCCATAGAATAATATATTTTGCGGAGCCCATTGTCCAAATTTTTCAGGTGATTTTACATATCTTTCTACAATTTTTATTTTATTTT includes:
- a CDS encoding AAA family ATPase, giving the protein MKSNNKNQEIKIKNSKIIPNPTIDEIPAKKLKLEPVGYPFKFSLIENIPLEISDEKLFEEYAKEQWLGLELKTDSYLFDQKMIPDYAFKISQVEPNNSILTNDTKITVDNTLNTISKKAEPEKFNIKFEDIIGQENAKNKIKIVERYVKSPEKFGQWAPQNILFYGLPGTGKTMLVKALANNLNVPLYLVKATSLIGDHVGDGARQIHELYENASKNAPSIIFIDEIDAIALHRQFQSLRGDVSEIVNSLLTELDGINPNTGVITIGATNNINFLDLAVRSRFEEEIEFKLPADKERKEIIEKNIKSMPIKANIDIRKIVKLTKGMSGRDLKQKILKTSLHHALSEEKDEIDMLDVQYALKQSKKKIENEVKDMYE